Below is a genomic region from Populus trichocarpa isolate Nisqually-1 chromosome 15, P.trichocarpa_v4.1, whole genome shotgun sequence.
cTCAAAGtttaaatcataataataagaaaaaataaacttgatgaGATGACATCATCGTACACTGTGCAACAGGCAAAAGGGTTAACTGAGTGGGATTCCATAGAAAAAGCAATATATATTTGTCGTGTAatcttctcttattttcttttatttatatatatatatatatctcctcCATTTGCGTGAAGGTCCCTCTTTCACGAGTAATAAAATCGGTAACAGATGGCGTCCATTTTGCCAACGACAGCATGGGAAGATATGTTCTGTATGCAGGACAGGTGACCGATGACTTCGAAGATACTGTACTATTTTTATATGCCTGATCTTCGGTGATTGGATTGGCCTCTTCTTTCATAAAGTGTATATAATATGACCCAGATATCTTACTCGAGATCCGGTTCGGCTcggataaaattaagaaaataaatgttaaattaatgcaagtgtgtttaaaaattataaaaaaaatgcattggcaattgataaaaaaaaaaaacaaaggataaaattaaaaaaaaattatcatacaaaagaataaaaaaaataacaattataagccaaaaaaatatttgaacatGCTTGGGTCAATCCTATGAACCTATAGGTTATGTAAGaagtgatcattttcggttcggtttttatcaaaaaaagtaactaaacaaaaaaattcaaaaaaaaaccaaaaccgaactgaaaccgggtcaaaccgatcggtttcggttcggttttttaggaccaaaaccggttcagatcggtttgacttggttttttcggtttggcttgaTTTTGGTTCGGCTTGGCTCGATTTTTCCggtttagctcggttttttccggtttggctcggttttggcttggtttggctcggttttggtttggtttttttggttttgctcGCTTTTTTatcagtttggctcggttttttgacggttttttatgtttgagttcggttcggtttgtttttttctgttttaggcttataaaaccgaaaccgaaccgaaccggctggttttttcaaaattttaatcggttttttttcacgattcagttttttcggttatttttttttttggttttttggtttttttgctcacccctaggttatgttatgagattgagataacccggtagaaaagaaaatggagaaaatcaccaaacctattttttatataaaaaagaaaacaatgtcaaattaggagatggaaaaaaaaataagtacaaaaaaaattgatgccaACCATTGTTAGCTTTTAAAATTCGTGCCTCGGGCCATTTGATTGGAAGcactaaatatagaaaaatcatgaaagtcaattctcaacaaaccaaatattaaagaatgaaattctaaaaaaaaaatcaataacacataaggatccaaaaaaaatgcaactaaaaggaataaaaagacACAAGCCTACCTGGATTAACTCATCATACTCATATGTtagatcatgagattgagataaccctataaaaaaattaaagaaaaccatgaagccaatattttttttaaaatcaatatagaGTAAAGAGgtcgaagaaaaaaataagtccatgaaaaaaatgatgagaacTTGTATTAGCTCCGGAAACTCGTGACCCAGGCCATTTGATCATAAACAttaaaactggaaaaatcaCGAAGCtcaaaccttaaaaaatcaaatgtcaaatgatgaagttgaaaaaaaaatccaatcacaaaaaaaaattaaatacataaaacatcaatcaaaagaataaggatcaaaatgaaagtttataaaagagataagagaaaaatgaagacAAAAAGAACCCGGACTaaatttggaaaagaaaaaaaatagattgaataatgaaattgaaaaatttacaaaaacttACAAAGAAGTTaagtataaaaatcaaataaaaaattaaaagaacaaggatTGATACTCAAATATCTCCAACAAATAGGCTATCTTGAGATTTTAATTAACAGGCATGAATTTCAaggtagaagagagaaaagaaaaaaaaaaaaaaagcagctctagcaaaaatttatctaaaaaaaccaaacacatgttgtcagaaaagaaagaggacacCACACGAAATCTAAAGACATGACGAGAGTAAATTTTCATCGCCAGATGATGTTGTACAAGCCATCAAAGCATGACAAAACCCTTCCACGCACACCCGCGTGCAAAACACGAAcctaacatatttaaaaattaaaaaatttaattaatgtaaaatattaatttacccCTTTACTAATCTTGTTATAATGCAAAACCCAACatgaaaaccctaaaaaaacctaaattaagttttattttaaaagtaaattgataattttactagtcaaaaaatatatgaaaccTCAGAAAATTCCCTAACAACCAATGATCtggtttttgcttttaaggaataaagatattttattgtgctaaaatagaaaaacttttGTAActtcattgaaaacaaaaatgacaaataaataatataagaaagaTTATTTCACCCTAAGACAAGTCTTTTAGGATAATTTGATATTGGTAAAATCATTAATTCACTGTTATATTTCACAGTAACGTAATTTGTATCGTATCttgtgctgttttttttttttttttttttgtgaatccctgtgtattttattaatataatattttattaatatagttgTCTGTGTTGCCCGGAAAGCCCATCATGGGGCATCCATCGAATCCAAGAGGGATGCGATGCAAGAGTTGGGTGGGAATTGCGAGGAGATTGGATTTGATTTTCTGCGTCCTTTCATTTCGGCAACAGAATCCACGAGATGACATGGCACAGCACAGCACAGCACCTTCTACgctaaattgttaaaaaaatgttgttttttactttCCCACGATCTTATCACCAAAATGCCACTAGTCAATTCGAATGGActcttttcattgttttattgagATTCGATTTTCCATAATAACACGTGGCTACTTTACTTTGGTTTTGTGAAATAAATCtattctgaaaatattttttctttaaaataagaaaaaaagagaggattaATTGATCTATTTATCTTCGAGTATTAGACACAttctgttatatatttttttatatagtttctcactcttttttatattttattttattcttatcactttttgattgaaaatgcccctcatattaaaaaaataagtaatttataagaagtaaaaataaaaaaaatattaataaaatttaaaaacgaatagattagatattttaaaaatattataataaaatatagaaacataaaacatggaacatccaaaaaaaatgaaataatattaaaaacacagGAAAAATTAGCATAGACAATatcataacttatttttttacgcatgttgttttttaagtataaatattttcacaaactttcttttcaataaatttagtcAGGtaatcatttcaatattttttattgcttttttaattttacgtGTCAAATTGAGTtagaaataatgataaaatgtatataattaaataaataaatatataaattaaaaaagagaagaaaaatcaaatatatttgaaagattaatCCGAGTAGACTTCActcttttttaaagtatttttttcaaatatatttttgttgatatttcttTCGGTTTTCTATTTATGGGGTCATCCCAATTTCATGTCCTAAATcatatgtttgatttgttgacctGGGTTGGCTGCCGGGTttgcttgagatttttttttatatctttctttCATATCGCCAGGTCTTTATTCCTTATATTTTACTGATATGTTcgaccttgcataatatttttttatggtatagGTTTATTCAATCAGTTTCATTTACATTTATCGTTTAAGTCATGGGTTCTTTAGGGtggatttatctttttatttatttaaataaataagtttaataaaCACAATCaagtaaatgttttattttacagTTTGTTTCTTGACTATTGTTAGCGACTTTGTTTTTACATaaatagttatttatttatttagttagattattgcataagttttttaatttacactttgaatttttcatataaaaaaacactttgaagcAGCCTAAATAcctaatattgttttgaaaaaaaaattataagccgCGACAAAGTATATGTTAAATGGCTAGTGAATATAGTAAAGTTtgtgcaacattttttttttttgtcttgtagTAATACAACTCTAATAATTATAGGTGATTTTCTATAAAGTGAAGTGTGTGTTTAGAAACATGGttgaaatcgtgttttttaaaaatttaaatttattttgcttaaaattaatttttttatatgttttttgatcgttttagtgtattgatgtcaaaatgatttttacaaataaaaaaaatattatttcaatatattttcaaataaaaatactttaaaaaacaatctctatcacactctcaaataccctgaagaatattaaaataaaagattccaaGAATATTCCATCTTCCTctctatttatgtttttctattgcTTCTggtataagtattttttttgttaatagttTTCTTGGAAAAAGAGGCTTTTACTGTTGTGAAGAAGAAGTCAATGTATGCTTGAATTGTTATTTGGGCTAAGTTTCATGTTGCAAGCTTTACACTTTATTATTAACCTTATTTCAGCAGACATTTGTACTGTTAGTGAAAATCAAATGCTCTTAATTGATTTCACAATGATGCAGTGGGCCTAACAACGATGGTTGATTCCATTTTGGGCCTCACTGTGTATTTTGGGCCCAACTCAGATATTAAAGCactgaagaaacaaaaaaaatccatgcaTCTTAGTCTGTGCAATTACTTCTTTGTTTGGTTGAATTATCTTTTGTCTCCTCCAAAAAGCATTTTTTCcaataatatgttttcttaaatAGGTTCCTCCTATTTctctattttatgtttatttatatatcacataaaactttaaataatataaaacaagcTTCTTAAATTACTCCTAActtgtataattaaaaataaccccATCaagtcaaataattaaaatacaagaaaatagtAAGATTAtgtcaaaatttatcaaattattaaatcaaattcttagtttttttatttgaaatcattgGTTATTGTCTTGCATTATATTTTCCTCTTTCAGACAAGaactatttataaaaactttGTCATTCCTTTGTAATACcaatacatttatatatataaaaaagactaaCACCTATTTTCCACatttctttggattttgtttcAAGATTTTTCAACTACATCACTAAATATAAttggtcaaaataaaaaaaaaacaaataaaaaaagattttagagTATGATGTactatatttttactttctttaatcactactaatattaaaaaagacttCTTCAAACAAAACATTCATAAGTTTTCTATTCAtgtctatattttaattttaatttttattcatattcatgcagatataattaaaaaaaaaaaattgagattattttttaagggaTCCTTAGTTATACTCCTATGTTataattgacttttttatatgaaaatatttgcatcttttttctgagaaatatttttacattcATTGCAAGAATgaataaagttttatttctccattttttattttgaaaaaggaaaCTTTCTTATAAAACTATGttttactaaatatttttaattttaagtgtgcatataaaaaaattatatagttctttatatattattttttagaagttcttgttataagaaaatgatgagtaaagtttttcttttgtaattttactttgattttattttatataccccggatatttttgtaattaatatatatgaaattaacAAATTGCTACACAACACTCTCAAAGCACTACCCAAGTtgttcaataattaaattttataattttatttaatttggttttaaaagtGGTCATCTTGATATCACGACTAGATCATAGATTTTACATCTTGATCCGGGTAGGTTtatatagagttttttttataacttttttaattatatttttttttaattttcatcctaaaacattttatttgctagaaaTTGAGGtaaaaattttttctttttatttttctttatgtggAGTTATCAtgtttctcatttaatttattaagaattagtttttgaactttttttcttgtgtttctttctatgatattatcttaattttatatttatagttgTGAAGTTTGCAAGTTAACCTAAtttgactgatttttttttgttttgtttttttcagtttggtcacTCAACATTGAATTGTTTGGCAATTCTAGTAGGCTAAGATcatattctttttatctttttttgttgttattttgttatcGGTTTATTGATAattgttgtattttataattatattatttaaattaccaattaaactaataattcaagtcttgaatttttcttaacaataatttttttttatgttgaaaaaaaaagagcataacTCAGGACACAAATCTAGTTATAACAAAAGTTAAATGGTATGAGAAAATCACTATAGATTAAGAGatattttattgtggattgtaatgatgatttcactttcaatttctcatctttttacaagatatttttttggcttttcttttcttcccaaATGAATGGGTGACGCCTGTGCCATTAAGGACATGTGTGACGCTTTCTGATAGCCAAATCTGGTCATCCATTGTTTCCTTGGATGCGCAGCCGTACCCTTTCCCATATGGCGTGGCACATGCAGACAAATAATTATTGGATTGCCGCCAGTGATcgattattgtgttttttctttcttttctctctcctgacaACTAAAGTGTACACTTGTCctatttgtttgttgtttgtctAATCAAGCATGGTTGACATACTCAAGTATATTGGGTGTGACATGGTTCCTAGACCCACTCCCTTTGGGTCTGGCAatcatgtcagacccaagcatctgggtcaaaaaaattaatttttttcaaaagcacaaTTAGagtgcaaaaacaaacattgtcTTATTCAAGTaggatttttcattcatatgcaTTAAAACTTAAttgcaaactcttttttttttatgcaacttattttataaatttcttatACTGGAAGaggaaataatgaaaaaaaatgttgacttctaagtgatttatttcaaatctttaaaaataaactttctttttttgtatgcattgtggatgtaaatattaattttatgtttctatCCAAGtgttggataattttttaaagggttcATGCTTTTTGAATTTGAGATGTTGCATGATCTAATTATCAAAGTTTGTTACAATAAAAGTTTATTCTACATTATAACTATTAGTATAtacaaaaatttgaaatatatgatcataagagaaaacttttaaacttttgaattgatacattatgttgtatgaaaagaaaatattatatatgtaaaaGACTTGTTGTTCTTCTGACTATCTTAATTTATACAATTCTGTAAATgatttcttcaataaaatcagagattaataaaaaaaattaagtgaattTTAGGGAAGCACATGGTTAATGTCTCAAAATAGAATaaagaaatatagaaaagataaaaatatatttggttaaaaagacaaagataaaaataaaaaataaatatgttcttACAACAATTATAAGTGTACTCTCAGCCTGGCACGACGGGTCAACCCGGGACTCGGGTGACCCAGCAGAAGccggtaaatatttttttttccaaatgtgtttttttccttaatcaGAAACCCCTCTTTTTTAGTTGGTTACAAACTCATATTAAAGTTCACtatttaaatactaaaagaatattttttttttcaatgtgagattttgaagcccatatatatatatatatataaagttgtgttttttcaatatgaaataaaaaaaccttttgaaatactCTTTTAGCTTATATCAAtgtagattgttttttaatttttcatataaaatattaaaaactcaaatattgtttttttaaaaaaattctcggGTTTACCCATGCCAGGCCTAAATAAATACCAGACTTGTGCCTGGGTCTGACAACCATGCCAGGTCGAAGCGCCTTAGATCTGAGAACCACGTCGGGCTCAAATGCCTTGAGTCTAGGGACCACACCAAATCTAAGGGTCTTGGATCTAGCGATCATGTTTAGTGCTAGACCCAGATACGAGTTGACATGATTACTAGACCTAAGGCGATCTAAGTCGATTGGGTCTGACATGGTTGTCAGACCCAAAACgcttaaaatatcatttatatttttaattttttttttaaaattaatattaacccaCGCACGTACCAATATACTTAATATAACATTTACCCTTTAACCAGCCATTAACCGGCACTTCAGCCTCTTTACCTCTCCCATTCCCAAACCAGAACCCCGAATAACTGGAACAAAAACAACTACCACCAAAATGGAGGAAGAGAAAGCTGCGGCGTACTACGAAGAGCTCACTCGAAAAGGCCAAGGCGCCGCGCGCTTCAAGCAAGGCCTCGGCTTCTCCGCCAATAAGGACGTTGCCGCTCCTCCTCCGAGAGGCTCAGCTCTCCCTTCCTCCACCGCTTCTTTTTTAAGCAATTTTGTTAAAGCCTCTAGTCCTACACAAGCTTCAAATCTTGAAAGGCAAGCTCAGCTcgaatcaattcaaaacaaactCAAGAAGAAACCCAAAGATGAGGCGTCAGAGAGAAGCAGAAGAGAATCGGGCCATCACAGGCATCGATCGAGGTCGAGAAGTAGAGAGAGGAATCACAGGAAGCGAAGCAGAAGCAAAAGCCGAGAGAGGAATTATAGGCGTAGAAGCCGAAGCCGAAGCCGAGAGAGGTATAGAGATGGAGAGAGGAGAAGGAACCGGAGATTGGAGACAAGAAGCCGAAGTCGTGGTTTATCGCCACGAGAGGGCAGAAGGTCGGAGAAGAGAAGGGGTGATGATGTGGAAAGGGAGAGAGCAGGGAAGGAGAAGAATGGCAGCATTGATTATTCGCGGTTGATTGAAGGTTATGAGAAAATGGTAtggctgggtttttttttttttttgaaataattaaaagggcttttgaatttataatctGATAGTTTAATTGGAGGCTATGCTAGTCTACAGGATTTACTCGTAgtggaaaaaaatggaaatgaagGGTACTAGTAGGTTTCTGCTTCAAGTTTAGAATTGAGAAGATGATGATATTGTGTAGTATTAGTCCAACTATTGATTATACACCAGCACTGTTGTGTTGCCAAACCTTGAATACTAAACATTACGTAGGTGAGACActcatttcttttgatttgttgcaAGACATGGAAGACAGTGTTTAGGCTGTTGAATGCTTGAGGGATACTAGCCTGTCCTTGCCTAAAACAAAATCAGAACATAAATGTAAGATATATCAGTGGAAGATGGAACATATCGTGTTTCCCTGAACTCTCAACAATATGTTCGTGTTGGATTTGGCATCTGGGGTGGGAAAATTGGAAGAAATTTCTTGATGACTGGTCAAAATAGTCCAACATGCTAATTGTTGTAAGTTGTAACCTCTGTCATATCActggtgaaagaaaaaaaaaacagagatttaagaaaatatcaagaaaGCAAGACTAGTTCTGCTTCTCTTTGTATAATTAAGTCGAAACTAGATAATACCCCCAAATTGCTCCATGTAAGGAAAGAAGAAAGTGTATCTTGCTTCCATCTCCAAGTTACTTCAAAGAACTACTAactaaaaatcttttatttttctttcctacGTGGTTTAATAATTGAGTCTATTAGCTATCTTCTATCTTTAAGAAGCTCAAATCTATTTCTTTCTGCTGTTGACTGGGTTTCCTTGATAAACAGACACCAGCTGAAAGAGTCAAAGCTAGGATGAAACTTCAGCTTAATGAAACTGGTAAGCAATCACATCCTTTGCTGAAAATTTGAGATCATCATGTCGTTTTCCTGTCTGAATTGATCTGAGGACTTCCTGCCTTATTTAGCAATCATGAATAGTGTAATTTTCATGgatccatgaaaaaaataaattgtttgaaaCTACAACAAATCAATGGCAATGATAGCTCATATTTATGAAGCAATTTTATATTTCGATGGAAAATTAGGCCAAGCTGTTGATTTGCAGAATTTGTCTACCCCTGTTAGGTACGTATTACTACTGTTTACATGAATATTTCATTGGTAGAATGTTTGTCACAAGCACATAGAGATAAACACATTTTCGtgattttaaacaataaaactaAGTGCACCTTCATAAATTATTCTAGGTTATACACAAACCATGTCATGTCAAAGCATCAACTGCATATCTACTTATATAATAACGGCAGGTAGCCAGTGGCTTTGCACTAAATAGGAAGCTGACATGTCACACTATCATCTGCATATCTAATAGTATACTAGTGGTGTGGAACTATTGGCTTTGCTCTAAATTGCAAGACATGATgttagaaaattaacaaattatctTAACTTTTATGACAAGGTTAAGGTTTCAGGTTGGAAGGGGCTTGTGTAATTATGAAACTATTATAAATGAGAGTTAAAAGTTAGTTTTGCTATTGGGAagacacttaattttttttaaatatacagGCTTTTAATTTGGGAACAAAAGGAGATCATATTCTTTCACTCATGCTTGATTTTATAAGAAACTGTTATTGGTCAGTTTTGGTTATTAAGAGTGTTAGTTAGACATGTTTCTCATTGCACTCCAGTGTTTTGATTTTACCATGCACTCTATTTAGGTCTACTTCTAGCCTTTGCATTTGTCTACTTTTGCAATATAAGGTCTTGTTTGACATTGCAGTCCCTACCACGCTTTTGAAAaactttgaacttttttttagcttcaattttttttgtgtttttggattgttttgatgtgttgatgtcaaaagtgaattttaaaaataaaaaatatcattttgattcatttctaaatgaaaagcactttgaaaagcaacctcTATCACACTCTTATATAGGCCCTAAATATTTTCCTCCCATGTTACTTTTAGTAATTCTTAACAATGcattttatatagaaatgtAAACTTTTATGtagaattattataatataatttgtttatagtTGGGCTGGTTGTTAGTGTATATTATTCATAATTGATCCATCTTTTGTGAGTGTTGTTATTAGACTTCTGTAAATTTCAACCTGACTGCAATTTCATATCCAGATTAGTCTTAAAACATTGGTTTATTAAGCATGTGAACATACTAGTTGGAAGATATACTGCTGTGTTTCTCACCAGATAAACTCCCACTCTTCCTCAGTGGTATTgctatt
It encodes:
- the LOC18105827 gene encoding uncharacterized protein LOC18105827 isoform X1 encodes the protein MEEEKAAAYYEELTRKGQGAARFKQGLGFSANKDVAAPPPRGSALPSSTASFLSNFVKASSPTQASNLERQAQLESIQNKLKKKPKDEASERSRRESGHHRHRSRSRSRERNHRKRSRSKSRERNYRRRSRSRSRERYRDGERRRNRRLETRSRSRGLSPREGRRSEKRRGDDVERERAGKEKNGSIDYSRLIEGYEKMTPAERVKARMKLQLNETAKKDEGMGSGWERFVFNKDAPLDDEEVEAVEDDAALVKHLGQSFRFSAVEARREEQIKVAHDEAMFGAPSLLASVTSDNEIEMDNNRNESKDTDHASSLLSEKVGSFLRKRERSGEQNLSNSSHGFRYLQSSKVPGATVLVKCRLI
- the LOC18105827 gene encoding uncharacterized protein LOC18105827 isoform X2 produces the protein MEEEKAAAYYEELTRKGQGAARFKQGLGFSANKDVAAPPPRGSALPSSTASFLSNFVKASSPTQASNLERQAQLESIQNKLKKKPKDEASERSRRESGHHRHRSRSRSRERNHRKRSRSKSRERNYRRRSRSRSRERYRDGERRRNRRLETRSRSRGLSPREGRRSEKRRGDDVERERAGKEKNGSIDYSRLIEGYEKMTPAERVKARMKLQLNETAKKDEGMGSGWERFVFNKDAPLDDEEVEAVEDDAALVKHLGQSFRFSAVEARREEQIKVAHDEAMFGAPSLLASVTSDNEIEMDNNRNESKDTDHASSLLSEKVLAKQQGSWRDRARKV